The Paraflavitalea devenefica DNA segment ATCGCTTACCTGAAGGAACTTTCCAGGCTAAGCGATAAAGTACATTACCAGGTCATTGGCAAAACCTACGAATTGCGCGACCAGGTGATCGTTACCATTACCGCTCCCGAAAACTATGCAAAGCTGGATGCCATCCGGCAGGAACATATCAACCAGGTTGATCCGGGAAAACCTGCTTTACCGGCCGGCGCACCCGTGATCGTTTTATTGGGATATAGTGTGCATGGCAATGAAACCTCCAGTGGTGAAGCGGCTTTATTGACTGCCTATTATCTCGCAGCCAGCCAAAGTGAAGCCACGCAAAAGTGGCTGAAGGAAGCTGTTGTATTCATCGATCCATCCCTCAACCCGGATGGAAGGGACAGGGCTGCCAACTGGCACAATGCCTACAAGTCCTTTCCCAATACCACCGATCCGGCTGATAAGGAACACATCGAAGCATGGCCCAATGGCAGGAGCAATCATTACCTGGCCAACCTCAATCGCGACTGGCTCAGCGCCACACAAATTGAAAGCCAGAACAGGCTGGAGTTCTTCCACCAGTGGTATCCCAACGTGCACATAGATTTTCATGAAATGGGAGGCAACAGTACCTATTACTTTGAACCCTCGCCCAAACGTACGCAAAGTCCTATCATGCCACAGGCTTCTTATGATTTTAATGCTACGCTGGCAAAATACCATGCGGCGGCCTTGGACAATATTGGTTCTTTATATTTTACCAAAGAGCAGTTTGATAACCTGTCACCCATCTATGGTTCCACCTATCCTGATTTCTTTGGGGCGGTAGGTATTACTTTTGAGCAAGGCAGCTCCCGCGGACTGGAACAGGAAACGGAGGCAGGGATACTTACATTTCCCTTCACCATACGCAACCATGTAACCACGGGCATTGCTACGGTGAAAGCGGCTGTGGAAGAAAAGAAGGGACTCTTCAACCTGCAGAAAGAATTCTTCCGGTCGGCAGTAGAGCAGGGCAGGGCATACCCGGCCAAAGCCTTTGTGTTTGGTGACAGCAGGGACCAGTCGCTTACCCGTTCTTTATTGGCTCTACTGTTAAAGCACCGGCTGAAAGTATATGAATTGAACAGCGATCTTTCGCAGGAAGGAAAGAAGTTTGAAAAGGGGAAAGCATACCTGGTTCCTTCCGACCAACCGAACTTCCGTATCGTACATTCCATCTTTGAGGAAACGACTAAATTGAATGACAGCCTTTACTATGACAACACTTCCTGGAGCCTTATTCATGCTTATGGATTGCAGTATGCCCGCCTCACGGCGCCGCCGGCTACCAGGGGCGCGCAGGTGACTGCAGTCCCGGTAGTAAAAGGCAGTGTAACCGGTGGCATTGCTGCGTATGCTTACCTCGTTAACTGGAGTGAATACAATGCGTCCAAAGCATTGTATTACCTGTTGAGCAAAGGGGTGGTGGTAAAAGCGGCTCATAAACCCGTGACGATACAAACCCCGGCAGGTGTCAAGGAATTTGGTTATGGCAGTCTGGTGATACCGGTAGCTGCACAAAAAATAAGTGCTGATAGCTTATATACACTGGTAAAGGGGGCTGCTGAAAAAGCTGCCATAGATATTTATGGAACGGCTACCGGCTTCAGCACCGATGGCATTGACCTGGGTAGCAACAATGTGAAAGCAGTGCAAAAACCAACCGTAGCAGTCATTGCAGGGACAGGTACCAACTATGAAGAAGTAGGGCAGGTATGGTTCTTACTGAATCAGCACCTGGAGTTGCCGGTTACCAAACTGGATGTGGCTGCTGTAGGCCGGGCCGATCTTACCCGGTACAACAACATCATATTGGTAAGTGGTAATTATAATGGTCTTGATAAAGTGGCTATAGCAAGACTAAAGAACTGGGTGGAAGAAGGCGGTACCCTCATTGCTTTTAAGAATGCGGCAGAATGGGCCATCCAGCAGGAAATAATTAAGGAAAAGCTGTTTATTGATTCTGCTGCCTTGAAGGGTACCAACGAACGGATTGATTACGTGCTGCAGGAGGTAACAGAAGGGGCCAGGCGCATCAACGGCGGTGTATTTGTGGGCGACATTGATATCACCAATCCCATTGCTTTTGGGTTGACCAGCCGGAAAATATTCTTTACCAAGAACAGCCAGACCATTTTACAGCCCAGCCGAAACAAATATGCCACCATTGCCAAATACGCGGCAG contains these protein-coding regions:
- a CDS encoding M14 family zinc carboxypeptidase, with amino-acid sequence MIKNSFTVLLLVATVITTQAQNNYYFSKQETFDPKIPTPEQFLGYAIGSHYTRHDQLIAYLKELSRLSDKVHYQVIGKTYELRDQVIVTITAPENYAKLDAIRQEHINQVDPGKPALPAGAPVIVLLGYSVHGNETSSGEAALLTAYYLAASQSEATQKWLKEAVVFIDPSLNPDGRDRAANWHNAYKSFPNTTDPADKEHIEAWPNGRSNHYLANLNRDWLSATQIESQNRLEFFHQWYPNVHIDFHEMGGNSTYYFEPSPKRTQSPIMPQASYDFNATLAKYHAAALDNIGSLYFTKEQFDNLSPIYGSTYPDFFGAVGITFEQGSSRGLEQETEAGILTFPFTIRNHVTTGIATVKAAVEEKKGLFNLQKEFFRSAVEQGRAYPAKAFVFGDSRDQSLTRSLLALLLKHRLKVYELNSDLSQEGKKFEKGKAYLVPSDQPNFRIVHSIFEETTKLNDSLYYDNTSWSLIHAYGLQYARLTAPPATRGAQVTAVPVVKGSVTGGIAAYAYLVNWSEYNASKALYYLLSKGVVVKAAHKPVTIQTPAGVKEFGYGSLVIPVAAQKISADSLYTLVKGAAEKAAIDIYGTATGFSTDGIDLGSNNVKAVQKPTVAVIAGTGTNYEEVGQVWFLLNQHLELPVTKLDVAAVGRADLTRYNNIILVSGNYNGLDKVAIARLKNWVEEGGTLIAFKNAAEWAIQQEIIKEKLFIDSAALKGTNERIDYVLQEVTEGARRINGGVFVGDIDITNPIAFGLTSRKIFFTKNSQTILQPSRNKYATIAKYAADAYIGGYVSKKNIARINNTAAILISQAGNGKVVSFADDPSYRSYWHGTDRLLLNAIFFTSGIQLGLGTNFNEAHEE